From a single SAR202 cluster bacterium genomic region:
- the hemB gene encoding porphobilinogen synthase encodes MPTFPQLRLRRLRENPTLRDMVRETYLSPRDFIFPLFVTHGRDIRDEIAPMPGIYHLSLDNLLTEVKEVADLGIPGVILFGLPAEKDSSGSEAYDDHGIIQEAIGVIKQATPDLLVITDVCLCEYTSHGHCGVIHDGGIDNDRTLELYQRIAISHAKAGADVVAPSGMMDGQVKAIRGALDHETFQDTPIMAYAAKHASAFYGPFRTAANSTPQFGDRKSYQMDPANPRMALREIEADIEEGADIIMVKPALAYLDVISKARQSFAPPIAAYNVSGEYSMIKSAAANGWLDERSATLELLTGIKRAGADIIISYHAKDVAHWLNSRR; translated from the coding sequence ATGCCCACCTTCCCCCAGCTCCGCCTCCGCCGCCTCCGCGAAAACCCCACCCTGCGAGACATGGTGCGGGAGACCTACCTCTCCCCTCGAGACTTCATCTTCCCCCTCTTCGTTACCCACGGCCGCGATATCCGTGACGAAATCGCCCCCATGCCCGGCATCTACCACCTCTCCCTCGACAACCTTCTCACCGAGGTCAAGGAAGTCGCCGACCTCGGCATCCCAGGCGTCATCCTCTTCGGCCTCCCCGCCGAAAAAGACTCCTCTGGAAGTGAGGCCTATGACGACCACGGCATCATCCAGGAAGCTATCGGCGTCATCAAGCAGGCCACCCCTGACCTCCTCGTCATCACCGACGTCTGCCTCTGCGAATACACCAGCCACGGCCATTGCGGCGTCATCCACGACGGCGGCATCGACAACGACCGTACCCTGGAGCTCTACCAGCGTATCGCTATCTCCCACGCCAAAGCCGGCGCTGACGTTGTCGCCCCTTCAGGCATGATGGACGGACAGGTCAAAGCCATCCGCGGCGCTTTAGACCATGAGACCTTCCAGGACACCCCCATTATGGCCTACGCCGCCAAACACGCCTCCGCCTTCTATGGCCCCTTTCGCACCGCCGCCAACTCCACCCCCCAATTCGGCGACCGCAAAAGCTACCAGATGGACCCCGCCAACCCTCGCATGGCCCTCCGTGAGATCGAGGCTGACATCGAAGAGGGCGCCGACATCATCATGGTCAAACCTGCTCTGGCCTATCTGGACGTTATCTCCAAGGCCCGCCAGAGCTTCGCCCCCCCCATCGCCGCCTACAACGTCAGCGGCGAGTACTCCATGATCAAGTCCGCCGCCGCCAACGGCTGGCTCGACGAGCGCTCCGCCACCCTCGAACTCCTCACCGGCATCAAGCGCGCTGGCGCAGATATCATCATCTCCTACCACGCCAAAGACGTCGCCCACTGGCTCAACTCCCGCCGCTAG
- the sodN gene encoding superoxide dismutase, Ni, whose amino-acid sequence MSIITKVLRAMPARKAYAHCDIPCGIYDPHLAQIAAHTVVRMATLINELEKPGPNATKDESAIYTHKISRLTTVKEEHAELAKRELRVLWGDYFKPEHVQQHPNLHDTFWKAMKAGSEARQHRNLDAANGLLKATQEIAEIFWKTKGAKPVRKPSRQTTGGEIVVPD is encoded by the coding sequence ATGTCTATCATTACCAAAGTCCTACGGGCTATGCCCGCTCGCAAGGCGTACGCCCACTGCGACATTCCTTGCGGCATTTACGACCCGCACCTGGCGCAGATTGCTGCTCACACTGTAGTGCGGATGGCGACGCTGATCAATGAGCTGGAGAAGCCGGGCCCCAATGCTACGAAGGATGAGTCGGCGATATACACCCACAAGATTTCCCGTTTGACGACAGTGAAGGAAGAGCATGCCGAACTGGCGAAGCGGGAGCTTAGGGTGTTGTGGGGCGATTACTTCAAGCCCGAACACGTGCAGCAGCACCCGAACCTGCATGACACCTTCTGGAAGGCGATGAAGGCAGGGTCGGAGGCGAGGCAGCATCGGAACCTAGATGCTGCCAACGGGCTGTTGAAGGCGACGCAGGAGATTGCGGAGATTTTCTGGAAGACGAAGGGCGCGAAACCGGTGCGAAAGCCGTCCCGCCAGACGACGGGTGGGGAGATAGTGGTGCCGGACTAA
- the cobA gene encoding uroporphyrinogen-III C-methyltransferase, which produces MTPTPALISLVGAGPGDPGLITAKGLHRLRQADVIVYDRLIDKAILKEARPDAQLIYVGKDPTPGAAAGQEDIFPLLIDKAREGKRVVRLKGGDPFVFGRGGEEAQVLAMAGIPFEIIPGVTSAIAAPAYAGIPVTHRDAASSFTVVSAVEDPAKEKSAINWQALAQTGGTLIVMMGWSALPKVVERLLKEGMKPSTPVALVEWGTYPKQRTVTATLKDIVRRGQDAGLGPPVVAVIGQVVNLRDDIAWFDNRPLSGLRVLVTRSRQQASVLCQLLAQEGADPIELPAIEIAPPQSFDALDSALRRLSQYQWVVFTSVNGVDAFFGRLHALGLDSRALGGVRLCAIGPATASALQKFGLHADLVPPEFTSNALSQSLGHAAKDSRVLLPRTDIAPLDLVQALEQSGATVDQVIAYRTLVPASSKETALRLLSSGKIDAVTFTSSSTVNNLIELLNGNSGLLAGKLITSIGPITSRTARDRGLTVDVEAPIHTVEGLVEAMKAYLARVKG; this is translated from the coding sequence ATGACCCCTACTCCAGCGCTCATCTCCCTCGTCGGCGCCGGCCCTGGCGACCCCGGGCTCATCACCGCCAAAGGCCTCCACCGCCTCCGCCAGGCCGACGTCATCGTCTACGACCGCCTCATCGACAAAGCCATCCTCAAAGAGGCCCGCCCCGACGCACAGCTTATCTACGTCGGCAAAGACCCTACCCCAGGCGCCGCTGCCGGCCAGGAAGACATCTTCCCGCTGCTAATAGATAAGGCCCGCGAAGGCAAGCGCGTCGTCCGGCTAAAAGGTGGCGACCCATTTGTCTTCGGCCGCGGCGGCGAGGAGGCCCAGGTCCTCGCCATGGCTGGTATCCCCTTCGAAATCATCCCCGGCGTCACCTCCGCCATCGCCGCCCCCGCCTACGCCGGAATTCCTGTCACCCACCGCGACGCCGCCTCCTCCTTCACTGTCGTCAGCGCCGTGGAAGACCCAGCAAAAGAAAAGTCCGCCATCAACTGGCAAGCCCTCGCCCAGACCGGCGGCACGCTAATCGTCATGATGGGCTGGTCTGCCCTGCCTAAAGTCGTCGAACGCCTCCTTAAAGAAGGCATGAAGCCCTCCACCCCCGTCGCCCTGGTCGAGTGGGGCACCTACCCTAAACAGCGCACCGTCACCGCCACCCTGAAAGACATTGTCCGACGAGGGCAGGATGCCGGCCTCGGCCCGCCTGTCGTCGCCGTCATCGGCCAGGTGGTCAACCTCCGCGACGACATCGCCTGGTTCGACAACCGCCCCCTCTCCGGCCTTCGAGTCCTCGTCACTCGCTCCCGCCAGCAGGCCTCTGTGTTATGTCAACTCCTCGCCCAGGAAGGCGCCGACCCCATCGAGCTTCCCGCCATCGAGATCGCCCCTCCCCAGTCCTTCGACGCCCTGGACTCCGCCCTCCGACGCCTCTCCCAATATCAGTGGGTCGTCTTCACCAGCGTTAACGGCGTCGATGCCTTCTTTGGCCGACTTCATGCCCTCGGCCTGGACAGCCGCGCCCTGGGCGGTGTCAGACTTTGCGCCATCGGTCCCGCCACTGCTTCCGCCCTCCAAAAATTTGGCCTCCATGCCGACCTCGTCCCCCCCGAGTTCACCTCCAATGCTCTTTCCCAGTCCCTCGGTCATGCCGCCAAAGACTCCCGCGTCCTCCTTCCCCGCACCGACATCGCCCCCCTGGACCTTGTCCAAGCCCTGGAGCAGTCCGGCGCCACCGTTGACCAAGTCATCGCCTATCGCACCCTCGTACCCGCTTCCTCCAAAGAAACCGCTCTACGGCTTCTATCCAGTGGTAAAATAGACGCCGTCACCTTCACCAGTTCCTCCACAGTTAACAATCTAATCGAGCTTCTTAACGGCAACTCCGGCCTCCTTGCGGGCAAACTCATCACCTCCATAGGCCCCATCACCTCCCGTACTGCCCGTGACCGCGGCCTCACCGTCGATGTAGAAGCCCCTATACATACAGTGGAAGGCCTGGTGGAAGCTATGAAAGCATATTTAGCCAGGGTAAAAGGATAA
- the lepB gene encoding signal peptidase I — protein sequence MLSPFLWFLSTYRVEGDSMAPAFHHGQRVSINRRAYKNSPPQRGHVVLFRHPTLPHKPLLKRIVGLPTETIHLTKGRVHINDTLLDEPYVATGNGLNPTLDLQWSLSDDEYLVLGDNRRDSLDSRRIGPVKLLWLTGKV from the coding sequence ATGCTCTCCCCCTTCCTCTGGTTCCTCTCCACGTACCGCGTCGAAGGCGACAGCATGGCCCCCGCCTTCCACCACGGCCAGCGCGTCTCCATAAACCGCCGGGCCTACAAAAACTCACCCCCCCAGCGCGGCCACGTCGTCCTCTTCCGCCACCCTACCCTCCCTCACAAGCCCCTCCTCAAACGAATCGTCGGCCTCCCCACCGAGACCATCCACCTCACCAAAGGCCGTGTCCACATCAACGATACTCTTTTAGATGAACCCTACGTCGCTACTGGCAACGGCCTAAATCCCACCCTCGACCTCCAGTGGTCCCTCTCTGATGATGAATACCTCGTCCTCGGCGACAACCGCCGCGACAGCCTGGACTCCCGCCGCATAGGTCCAGTTAAATTGCTTTGGCTCACAGGAAAAGTGTGA
- a CDS encoding NAD(P)-dependent oxidoreductase, whose protein sequence is MKKALVVGGTGPTGPMVVQGLLDRGHHVTIYHRGFHETDDLPKGIHRHLHGDPFTKEVFEKDFANEQFDLVVSMYGRLRHIADAMAGRTPKLVGVGGSPSLMKPEHLPWPQGRETPLPEDHPLYTDRETDEYGFAVAHTERRVMEHHQQGHFAAVMFRYPWMYGPRNGRQWMWSIVRRVLDKRNVIIVPGDGSQVRPICYSDNAVRQLLLACDSDAGNGHVFNSVDEVTYTIKDAIKIIADALGHEFEIVEISHPLAYELANGYAPKYSRLLDVTKLKKLLGYHDAVPPAQGLAITARWLVDNKDSLNLQQMEELAANPFAYDIEDRLIASFKAWQSDASASIPHPEIKEPTREWRGRFRPSQRA, encoded by the coding sequence ATGAAAAAAGCCCTCGTCGTCGGCGGCACCGGCCCCACCGGCCCCATGGTCGTCCAGGGCCTCCTGGACCGCGGCCATCACGTCACCATCTACCACCGAGGCTTCCACGAAACTGACGACCTTCCCAAAGGCATCCACCGACACCTTCACGGCGATCCCTTCACCAAAGAGGTCTTCGAGAAAGACTTCGCCAATGAGCAGTTCGATCTCGTTGTCTCCATGTACGGACGCCTGCGCCACATCGCCGACGCCATGGCTGGCCGCACCCCCAAGCTCGTCGGCGTCGGCGGCTCCCCCTCCCTCATGAAGCCCGAGCACCTCCCCTGGCCCCAGGGGCGAGAGACCCCTCTCCCTGAAGACCACCCCCTCTACACCGACCGCGAGACCGACGAATACGGTTTTGCCGTCGCGCACACCGAGCGGCGAGTCATGGAGCACCACCAGCAGGGCCACTTTGCGGCTGTTATGTTCCGATACCCCTGGATGTATGGCCCCCGCAATGGCCGGCAGTGGATGTGGTCTATCGTCCGCCGCGTCCTCGATAAGCGAAATGTCATCATCGTCCCCGGCGACGGCAGCCAAGTCCGCCCCATCTGTTACTCCGACAACGCCGTACGCCAGCTCCTTCTCGCCTGCGATAGCGACGCCGGCAACGGCCATGTCTTCAACTCCGTCGACGAAGTCACCTATACCATCAAGGACGCCATCAAAATCATCGCCGACGCCCTGGGCCACGAATTCGAAATCGTTGAAATCAGCCATCCCCTGGCCTACGAGTTGGCCAACGGTTACGCCCCTAAATACAGCCGCCTCCTCGACGTCACCAAGCTAAAAAAGCTCCTCGGCTACCACGACGCTGTCCCGCCCGCCCAGGGCCTCGCCATCACCGCCCGGTGGCTCGTCGATAACAAAGACAGCCTCAACCTTCAGCAAATGGAAGAACTGGCCGCCAACCCCTTCGCTTACGACATCGAGGACCGCCTTATCGCCTCCTTCAAAGCCTGGCAGTCCGACGCCTCCGCCTCCATCCCCCATCCTGAAATCAAGGAACCCACCCGCGAATGGCGAGGCCGCTTCCGCCCCTCCCAGCGGGCGTAG